The Dehalococcoidia bacterium nucleotide sequence TTTGAGTTCATTGCGCTCCTCGTCCGTCAATCTGACCTTGTATTTCAATAGGGGCATAGCAACCTCCTTTCTGAAGATTACTATACCGCTATTTTAGCGTCAATACAAGCATGACATGACACTAGTCTCCGGCCCGACTGTTCTGCTGATTGGCTCAGACACGTTCGGACGAGGCAGCGATGAATTGGGCCAGTTACTGATGCGCAGCTTCCTTCACACGCTGAATGAGACTTCTACCCTTCCTGACCGGATCATCTGCCTGAACAGTGGCGCCAAGCTGGTAGTCGAGGGCTCTCAGGTTCTCGACGATCTGTGCGCCCTTTCGGAAAAAGGCATCGAAATCCTTGCCTGCGGTACTTGCCTGGGCTATTATGAGATCAAGGATAAAGTCGCAGTGGGCCGAATTTCCAACATGTATGATATAGCCTCGGCACTCCTGGGCGCGGGGAAGATCATTGAGCTCTAAGTCAAAACAGGAAGGGCGCTACGGCGTAGTGCTGCTTCATTCCACCAGTGCCGCACTGCGCGCAGAAAAACTGCTTCAAGCGGAAGGAATTCCAATGAAGTTGATCCCGGTGCCGCGCCAGCTGAGCTCAGATTGCGGCATCTGCGTCCGATTTGAGCGCTCAGATCAGCCCAAGATTGAGGCTATCCTTCAAAAGTCGAGGCTAGAAATTCAGGACATCTGCCCTATTTAGCCTTCGTTGACTCCTCCGTCAGGTTGCAGTAGCATGGAATCAGCCGACAGGAGGGCAGGTTCATAGAAATGCATGAATATGAAGGCCAATACACGTATGACGACTATCTTTTCGCCAATCGCCTCAACTACCGTTCCTCACGTACCACTAAGATAACGCGAGGCGCGCTTTTCCTGCTGTTTGTGGTAGCGATTTTTGTAGTCATCAGCAGCCCGGATAATATCCTCAGTTGGTTTTTCATCGCCATCCTGGTCGTCCTGCTGGGCTTTCCATACACAATATTACCAACTCTGACGAGGCGAGCATTTGCTCAACAGGGTCAACTCCATAGTCAGGTCAGGTTCGTCTTCGATAGTGGCAAGATCATATCCACGACTTCCGCAGGGGAAGCTACTCTCACCGGGTTGCATCGCTATATGATATCGGATCGGATGATTCTGCTCTATATCGCGCCCAATACTTTTATCATGTTGCCCCGCAGATTTCTGGGCAGCGACAGTGAAATGGAATATGTGGGGAATTTCTTAAAGGGTTTCCCTGTAACCTAAGCGTAACGACCCTTTCATGTTTCCTCGTGTCAACGGGTTGGAAAAGCCCCCATCGTCAAGACTCTCTTCAGGATGTGAGATATTGTCAAGGACTAGACGTTACAAGCAAAAAGTAGCTTTTGTCTATCTCGGAGAAACCCATAGCGAGTATGAAGAAGTCGCCAATTCTCTGGCATCACAGGGAATCGAGAGCCACCTGATCCATCTCGATCATCTGGAAATGGTTGACTGGTCAGAATTTGACATGGTGAATATCCGGGAGTGTAGAGGGTACCATCTTGATCCTGCTTTTCTAACCAAAATCGAGGCGCTGCATCAC carries:
- a CDS encoding DUF3343 domain-containing protein — translated: MSSKSKQEGRYGVVLLHSTSAALRAEKLLQAEGIPMKLIPVPRQLSSDCGICVRFERSDQPKIEAILQKSRLEIQDICPI
- the yedF gene encoding sulfurtransferase-like selenium metabolism protein YedF, with product MTLVSGPTVLLIGSDTFGRGSDELGQLLMRSFLHTLNETSTLPDRIICLNSGAKLVVEGSQVLDDLCALSEKGIEILACGTCLGYYEIKDKVAVGRISNMYDIASALLGAGKIIEL